AAATCAGCAGATATGGCGCTCTATAAAGCAAAGAATTCCGGACGTAACCGCACTGAAGCGGCGGCATGACGTCCGGCGGTGTTAACTCAGGAGCGGCTGAGTTTTTCCGATTGCTCCATGCACTTAATCATCGCTTCAATTACTGATGAACGGAAACCGCGTTCTTCCAGGACGCGTACCGCCTCAATGGTGGTTCCACCTGGCGAGCACACCATATCCTTTAATTCGCCAGGATGTTTACCCGTTTCCAGCACCATCTTCGCCGAACCCATTACCGCTTGTGCCGCAAATTTATAAGCCTGCGCGCGGGGCATTCCCCCCTGAACGGCGGCATCTGCCATTGCTTCGATAAACATAAATACATAGGCCGGTGCTGAACCGCTGACACCAACGACCGGATGAATCATTGCCTCCGCAATGACTTCAGCTTCGCCAAAGCAGCGGAAGATATTCAGCACGTCAGCCGTATCTTCCGGCGTGACTAAGGCGTTTGGCGTGACGGAGGTCATTCCGGCGTTCACCAGCGACGGCGTGTTTGGCATCGCGCGAATGATTTTACGGTCGTGACCCAGCGCGCGGGCAAGCTGATCGAGGGTGACGCCTGCGGCAATTGAGACGACCAGGGAGTCTTTGTTCAGGCTGGAGGTAATTTCGCTCAGCACCTTAATCATAATGCCTGGCTTTACAGCCCCAAAAACAATATCAGCGATCTGCGCGACTTCTTGTGCAGACTGCGCCGCATTAATGCCGTACTGGTCGTGTAGCGCGGCGACCTTATCGGGGGAAGGGGTATAGACCCAGATTTGTCCGGGGAGAACCTGACCGCTGGCGATCATGCCGCCAAGAATGGCTTTGCCCATATTACCGCAGCCGATAAAACCAATTTTCTTGTCCATCTTGTCACTCCCTATGGATGATATTCATTGTTTTATACCCTAATTACTTCAAGTAACTTGAATTATTTGGGGTAAACCTGGGAAAGCTAAGCTTAGCGCGGAATGAATATGTTCAGAAGGAGAAACAGCACTTTGCCTGAAAGTAAAAGCACGCGACAATGTGCGGCAGCACAACAGTGGGGAGAAGTTATGACAATATGGGTGGATGCCGATGCGTGTCCGAATGTGATTAAAGACATTTTGTACCGCGCTTCTGAGCGCATGCAAATGCCGCTTGTTTTGGTGGCCAACCAAAGCCTGCGCGTCCCGCCTTCGCGTTTCATCAGCACATTACGTGTGCCTGCGGGCTTTGACGTGGCTGATAACGAGATTGTGCGTCAGTGCAGTGCTGGTGATTTAGTGATAACGGCAGATATTCCGCTGGCGGCTGAAGTGATTGAAAAAGGTGCGGCGGCGCTTAACCCGCGTGGCGAACGTTATACCGAAGCCACGATCCGCGAGCGTCTGATGATGCGTGATTTTATGGATACGCTACGCGCTAGCGGTATTCAGACCGGGGGGCCGGACAGCCTTTCGTCCCGCGACAGACAGCATTTTGCAGCTGAACTGGATAAGTGGTGGCTGGAAGTTCAGCGTAGAAAATAGTGTGTGTAATTTATTATTTACACTTTATTCGTTGTGAATTCTTGTTATAGTAGGGGTTAACTCATCTCGCCATTCTTTATGTAATTTTTTCTTTACGGTTTTGGCTGTGTACTAGTTTGATGATATGATTATATTTTTAACCGCATCAGATCCCGCTTGTTGGCGGCTCTCTGGGGAAATTCTGTGATGACGCAACCTCTTTTTCTTGTTGGCCCCCGGGGGTGTGGTAAGACGACAACCGGTATGGCGCTGGCAAAGGCTATTGATTTCCAGTTCGTTGATACCGATCGCTGGTTGCAATCGCACGTGCAAATGACCGTGGCGGAAATCGTCGAAAGAGAAGGGTGGGAAGGGTTTCGTGCCCAGGAAACGACCGCTCTGCAGGCTGTCACAGCACCAGCAACGGTTGTTGCGACCGGCGGCGGTATTATTCTTACCGAATTTAACCGTCACTACATGCGCAGCCACGGCGTGGTTATCTATTTAAGCGCACCGGTATCGGTACTGGTTGATCGTCTGGAGGCGACGCCTGAAGAAGGATTACGACCGACCTTAACCGGCAAGCCGTTGACTGAAGAAGTGCAGGAAGTGCTCGCCCAGCGAGATGTTTTGTATCGCGAAGCCGCGCACTATATCGTTGATGCCACTAATGCGCCTGCGCAGGTGGTGGAAGACATTCTTGGGATACTGGCGCAGGCAGCGCCACGGTTGCAGGGCGGTGTCTATACTTAATGTTCATCCAGT
This window of the Citrobacter freundii ATCC 8090 = MTCC 1658 = NBRC 12681 genome carries:
- the aroL gene encoding shikimate kinase AroL; protein product: MTQPLFLVGPRGCGKTTTGMALAKAIDFQFVDTDRWLQSHVQMTVAEIVEREGWEGFRAQETTALQAVTAPATVVATGGGIILTEFNRHYMRSHGVVIYLSAPVSVLVDRLEATPEEGLRPTLTGKPLTEEVQEVLAQRDVLYREAAHYIVDATNAPAQVVEDILGILAQAAPRLQGGVYT
- a CDS encoding YaiI/YqxD family protein → MTIWVDADACPNVIKDILYRASERMQMPLVLVANQSLRVPPSRFISTLRVPAGFDVADNEIVRQCSAGDLVITADIPLAAEVIEKGAAALNPRGERYTEATIRERLMMRDFMDTLRASGIQTGGPDSLSSRDRQHFAAELDKWWLEVQRRK
- the proC gene encoding pyrroline-5-carboxylate reductase — its product is MDKKIGFIGCGNMGKAILGGMIASGQVLPGQIWVYTPSPDKVAALHDQYGINAAQSAQEVAQIADIVFGAVKPGIMIKVLSEITSSLNKDSLVVSIAAGVTLDQLARALGHDRKIIRAMPNTPSLVNAGMTSVTPNALVTPEDTADVLNIFRCFGEAEVIAEAMIHPVVGVSGSAPAYVFMFIEAMADAAVQGGMPRAQAYKFAAQAVMGSAKMVLETGKHPGELKDMVCSPGGTTIEAVRVLEERGFRSSVIEAMIKCMEQSEKLSRS